One window from the genome of Cricetulus griseus strain 17A/GY chromosome 2, alternate assembly CriGri-PICRH-1.0, whole genome shotgun sequence encodes:
- the LOC100757605 gene encoding transcription factor BTF3-like, whose product MFTNQGTVIHFNNPKVQVYLAADTFTIIGHAETKQLTEMLPSILNQLGADSLTSLRRQAEALPKQSVDGKAPLATGEDDDEVPDLVENFDEASKNEAN is encoded by the coding sequence ATGTTTACAAACCAAGGAACAGTGATCCATTTTAACAATCCTAAAGTTCAGGTGTATCTGGCAGCAGACACTTTCACCATTATAGGCCACGCTGAGACAAAGCAGCTGACAGAAATGCTTCCCAGCATCCTAAACCAGCTTGGGGCAGACAGTCTGACTAGTTTAAGGAGACAGGCTGAAGCTTTGCCCAAACAATCTGTGGATGGAAAAGCACCACTTGCCACTGGAGAGGATGATGATGAGGTCCCAGATCTGGTGGAGAATTTTGACGAGGCTTCTAAGAACGAGGCAAACTGA